One genomic segment of Streptomyces liangshanensis includes these proteins:
- a CDS encoding ABC transporter ATP-binding protein, translated as MNPTTSVTAQPLLAARELSKTYGSTVALSGASARLDAGEIVALTGRSGSGKSTLLHCMAGIVRPDHGSVTYRQLDVDVSVTHRQEQLEQAPEERLSALRRTEFAVVFQFGQLIPELTALDNVALPLILGGTDRRAAQERARAWLERFGVLDRAEARPGELSGGQAQRVALARALVTGPKVVFADEPTGALDSLAGEQVMTELTSAARESGAAVLLVTHDATVAAYADREIRLTDGRTTVLEVSA; from the coding sequence CTGAGCAAGACCTACGGCTCCACCGTCGCCCTGAGCGGCGCGTCCGCGCGGCTCGACGCCGGCGAGATCGTCGCCCTGACCGGGCGCAGCGGCAGCGGCAAGTCCACCTTGCTGCACTGCATGGCGGGGATCGTCCGCCCCGACCACGGATCGGTGACGTACCGTCAACTCGACGTCGACGTATCGGTGACGCACCGTCAAGAACAGCTCGAACAGGCGCCGGAGGAGCGGCTCAGCGCGTTGCGCAGGACCGAGTTCGCGGTGGTGTTCCAGTTCGGCCAGCTGATACCCGAACTCACCGCGCTCGACAACGTCGCCCTCCCACTGATCCTCGGCGGGACGGACCGCCGCGCCGCCCAGGAGCGGGCGCGGGCATGGCTGGAGCGGTTCGGGGTGCTGGACCGGGCGGAGGCGCGCCCCGGTGAACTCAGCGGTGGCCAGGCACAACGGGTCGCCCTCGCCCGCGCGTTGGTCACCGGTCCGAAGGTGGTGTTCGCCGACGAGCCGACCGGCGCCCTGGACTCCCTCGCGGGCGAGCAGGTGATGACCGAACTGACCTCGGCGGCACGGGAGTCGGGGGCGGCGGTGCTCCTGGTCACGCACGACGCGACGGTCGCCGCGTACGCCGACCGCGAGATCCGCCTGACGGACGGCCGTACGACCGTGCTGGAGGTGTCCGCGTGA
- a CDS encoding ABC transporter permease, whose product MKADLRLAWLLTTGSERREGWRVGLTVVGAAGVAAFGGMAAAVASVRGYTYIPVAHGLLNHPGERRGVLLALLLLLVPSLGLLAQCTRLGAVHRDRRMARLRLAGAAPSRVRRIAALESGPACLAGSVVGTLAVVGCVLSVGRPPARLWWLVAAVMVAVPAAGVTVSLAALRRVIASPLGEVRRVPRGPGGGRALALGTGLIAVAVTGAFLTLAYGSAGLIPLVLFCALLLVGAGAVGVSGGAARIVGGRYAARAESPELLIAAERLSADPWAAARTHAAVLLVTVAGTGFMGVREALLAALDDRRDGATDQAFYTGGIDLAGAAVLIGLLIVLVSVAVSAAESVAARRRALAQQVAAGVPRKVLSRAVLLETALPLAPALLLAGAGGLAIGVWYATLVGNELTVPYTALVVPPLTLGACLLAAATSLPLLHRSTRATELRQP is encoded by the coding sequence GTGAAGGCGGACCTGCGGCTGGCGTGGCTGCTCACCACCGGTTCGGAACGGCGTGAAGGGTGGCGGGTCGGCCTGACGGTGGTGGGCGCGGCCGGTGTGGCCGCCTTCGGCGGGATGGCCGCCGCCGTGGCGTCCGTACGCGGATACACGTACATTCCCGTCGCCCACGGGCTGTTGAACCACCCGGGCGAGCGCCGCGGCGTCCTGCTCGCCCTGCTGCTCCTCCTCGTCCCAAGTCTCGGCCTGCTCGCGCAGTGCACCCGGCTGGGCGCCGTCCACCGGGACCGCCGGATGGCCCGGCTGCGACTGGCGGGCGCCGCTCCCTCACGGGTACGGCGGATCGCCGCCCTGGAGTCGGGGCCGGCGTGCCTGGCGGGCTCCGTCGTCGGCACCCTGGCGGTGGTCGGATGTGTGCTCAGCGTCGGCCGACCCCCGGCCCGCCTCTGGTGGTTGGTCGCCGCCGTCATGGTCGCCGTCCCGGCCGCGGGCGTGACGGTGAGCCTGGCCGCGCTGCGCCGGGTGATCGCCTCACCTCTCGGCGAGGTACGGCGCGTGCCACGCGGCCCGGGCGGGGGACGCGCCCTCGCCCTGGGCACGGGCCTCATCGCCGTCGCGGTGACCGGCGCCTTCCTCACCCTCGCGTACGGCTCCGCCGGGCTGATCCCCCTCGTCCTGTTCTGCGCGCTGCTCCTCGTCGGCGCCGGGGCCGTGGGAGTGAGCGGTGGCGCGGCCCGGATCGTCGGAGGCCGGTACGCCGCGCGCGCCGAGAGCCCGGAGCTGCTCATCGCCGCCGAGCGCCTGTCCGCCGACCCCTGGGCGGCGGCGCGCACCCACGCGGCCGTCCTGCTGGTCACGGTGGCGGGCACCGGCTTCATGGGCGTACGAGAGGCACTGCTCGCGGCGCTGGACGACAGGCGCGACGGCGCGACCGACCAGGCCTTCTACACCGGCGGGATCGACCTCGCGGGCGCGGCGGTCCTGATCGGCCTCCTCATCGTCCTCGTCTCGGTCGCCGTGAGCGCCGCCGAATCCGTGGCCGCCAGGCGCCGGGCACTCGCCCAGCAGGTCGCCGCGGGCGTGCCGCGGAAGGTTCTCAGCCGCGCGGTGCTCCTGGAGACCGCCCTGCCGCTCGCACCGGCCCTCCTGCTCGCGGGCGCCGGTGGGCTTGCCATCGGCGTCTGGTACGCGACGCTCGTCGGGAACGAACTCACCGTGCCGTACACGGCCCTGGTCGTCCCGCCCCTGACACTCGGCGCCTGCCTGCTGGCCGCGGCCACCTCACTGCCCCTCCTGCACCGCTCGACCCGGGCCACCGAGCT